Part of the Syntrophorhabdaceae bacterium genome is shown below.
CGCGGTATACGACCGCGATCTCCACTACATTGCCGTGAGCGACCGGTACCTCCAGGATTATGATGTCAAGGAAGCGGACATCCTGGGAAAACATCACTACGAGGTATTTCCGGAGATGCCCCAGAAATGGAAGGATGTGCACCAACGATGTTTGGCGGGCGCCATAGAGCGCAACGATGACGATTATTTCGAACGGCCTGACGGCTCCGTTACGTACAACCGGTGGGAGTGCCGTCCCTGGTATCGGGCGGACGGACAAATCGGCGGCATGATCACCTATACGGAAGTGACGACCGGACGCAAGAAAGCCGAAATGGCGCTTCGGGAAAGTGAAGAGAATTACCGGGGTCTTTTTCAAAACGCATCGATCGGCATATTCCACTCCCTGCCGGAAGGACGATTCTTGCGGGTGAACCCTGCGCTGGCTCAAATGATGGGGTATGCCTCTCCGGAAGAGATGGTTTCCGCCGTCACGAATATCAAAACCCAAATTTACGTCGACTCGGAAAAGCATTCGGACCTTCTCACCGCCACGCGAAAAAGCACCGGATGGGTTCACGCCGAGAGTCGCTACCGCCGCAAGGACGGCACTATTATCATTGCAAATGTGACGGTGCGCAAGGTGCTCAACGCCGACGGCGCAATAGCTTTCCTGGAGGGGTTTGTTGAGAATATCACCGAGCGTAAGGAGGTGGAAGAACGGATCAAATCCGTCCTCTTCGAGAAGGAGCTCCTCCTCCATGAGGTGCATCACCGGATCAAAAACAACATGAACGTGATCATGAGCATGCTGTTGCTGCAGGCAGAGACATTACAGGACCCGTTGGCAGTCGCCGCCCTTGCGGATTCGAGAAGCCGCCTGCAAGGCATGATGGTACTGTATGACAAGCTCTACCGGTCTACCGATTTCAGGCAGATATCTACAAAGGACTACCTCGCGTCTCTGATCGATGAAATTCTCAGGAATTTTTCCACCCGGGGATCGGTTACCGTGGAGCCGCACATCGATGACGTAATCCTTGACGCGAATACGCTATCCTCTTTGGGTATGATTCTCAATGAATTGCTTACGAACACAATGAAACATGCCTTTATCGGCCTGGATCGGGGATTGATAGGCGTCTCATTTTCAGTAAAGGAAAACCGTGCAACCCTGATTGTATACGATAACGGCACGGGCATTCCGGAATCGGTTGACATCGCAGCCTCCACCGGGTTCGGGATGCAGCTCGTCGGCTTGCTCACGGAACAGCTTGACGGAACCATCCGGCTTGAACGCCGGCATGGGTCGAAATTCGTGCTGGAATTCGGGATATGAGGTGTGAGAGGGACAAATAAGGGGCGTCCGCAACTATGACTCCCCCATCGGCTCAGCGCCTCATGCAGCTGACGGCATTATGGCTCGGTCTTCCCGTCCAATGCCCGCCTGACCGCTTTTCCCAGTTCCCGTCTGGCCAGCGGTTTCATGAGAAACTCTTTTATTCCCGCTGCCGTGGCCTTTTCCTTATTCACGCTCTCACTGTAGCCGGTGCAAAGAATGATCGGCAGATCTCCCCGTATCTTGAGGAGTTCTTCGGCAAGATGCAATCCGGTGAGCTGGGGCATGGTCTGGTCTGTGATCACGAGATTAAACTGAGCGGGGTCTTCGGAAAACATCCCGAGGGCCTTCATGCTGTCCGTCATGGCGGTCACTTTATAACCAAGTCTTTCCAGGCTCGCTTTCGCGAAGGCGGTCAAAGTTTCTTCATCGTCGACAAAGAGGATGTGTTCTTTTCCATTAGCGATTGGCCCGGCTGTCGAGACTTTGGGCTCCTCACTTTCCGCGGCCTTTGGAATGAGTACCCGGAATGTCGAGCCTATCCCGGGGATGCTTTTGACGCTGATATCCCCCTTGAGGCTCTTCACTATCCCGTATGCCACGGCAAGGCCCATACCGGTCCCCTCCCCTCGTTTCTTCGTGGTAAAGAAGGGCTCGAATATTCTCTTCGTCAACTCCGTATCCATCCCTATGCCCGTGTCCTTCACCGTGAGCCTGACATACTCTCCGGGGGCCGGGTTATCGTGCCGTGTTCCTGATTTTATTACGGCATCAGCAACGGCTATGCTCAAAGTGCCGCCCTTTTCTCTCATTGCATAGGCCCCATTAGTGACAAGGTTCATGATTATTTGCTGTATTCCGGTAGCATTGGCGAAAACGATATCGGTCTTGGCGCTCGATTTCAGGTCCAGCCGAACTGTGGTGGGAATCGAGGCGCGAAGCAATTTAACCGTTTCATCGATAACGGGGGTCAGACGCAGGGGAGTGATCTTATATTCGGTCTTACGGCTGAAGGTGAGTAACTGTCGGATTAAATCCCGCGCTCTGAATGATGACTTTACAATGTATCGAAGGTTCTTCGCCAGTAAGCTGCCTTCGGCCACCTCATCCAGCGACATTTCGGCGAATCCCAATATGGCGGCGAGGATGTTGTTGAAGTCATGGGCTATGCCTCCCGTCAATGTTCCTAAGGCCTCCATCTTCTGAGACTGCCGGAGTTGCTCCTCCAGGCGCCTGCGCTCCATGGTCTCCAATTGAAGGCTGTCGTAGGCGCTTTGCAGCTCCGTAGTCCTTTCCTGCACCCGGAGCTCGAGCTCATAATGGGCTTTCCTCAGCGCTGCTTCAGCCTGTTTGCGGTCCTCAATGTCCGTATTCGATGTCAGCCATTTTTCAAGTTTTCCCTTTTGATCGCGAATCGGGACGGCGTTGGTCGAAAACCACCGGTAGCTGCCGTCGTGTCCCCTGATGCGGAATTCCATCGCACACGCCTGTTCGTTCCTGAGCGCTTCTTCCCAGATAGCGGTGACTACCGGAACATCTTCGGGATGCAAATGATCAAGCCAGGCATGATCCAACCGGTCTGCCTCGGTGCTCCCGGTGAACTGGAGCCACTGCCTTCCCATGTAATCGGCCCGGCCGTCAGGATGGCACGTCCACACCAGGTGCGGCATCGCCTCGAGCATCTCGCGCTGCCGCCTGTTGCTCTCCCGGAGCTCCTGCTCTGCTCGCTTGAATTCCGTTATATCCGTCATGATTGCCCCAAAAACCGATCCGCCCAAGTGAAATGCCGATATGAGCAAATGAATCCGGCGCGGCGCGAAGTACCGTTCTATTCTTATCGATTCACCCGTCTTGACGACATGTTCAAAAGGGCCGAGGAATGGCAGGGGAGCGCGGTCGTCATATATCTCGCTCATGCGCAGACCGATAATTCTATTTACCGGCCTGTCGGTTTGGCGCAGGAATGCGGGGTTTACCTCCAGCACACGCCAATCTACAGGGTTGCCGTGCTCATCGTAAAGAAGCTCGGCAATTGCCATCACCTCGTTCATGTTGTTAAACAGGGCGTGATAATTTTCTTCGCTCTTGCGGAGAGCGTCCTCCGCGAATGCGTGCTCGATCATGTCGCTTGCCAGGCGGGCGAGCATGTCCATTCGCCTGAGACTATGCTCGTCAGGTACGTGAGGAGCACCGTATTGGGTGGTGAGGATACCGAGCAGGTCTCCTCTGCGGCTCACGAGAGGCGTTGACTGCACTGCCCTCACCCCGGCATCCCTGAGCACGGCGAGTGATGACGTTCCGGCCAAAAAGGGGCTTGTCTCCACGTCCTCCACAATCACCCGTTCTCCTCTTGCGGTCGCCTCGCCGCACACGGAAGCGACGTTCCCGGCTGAACCAAAAAAGTCGAGGAATTGAGGGGTGTGGTTATAATGAGCCACAATGCGAAGCCTATTCCCGTCCATGAGCTGAAGCGTGCCCTTACGGGCATCCATAATAGCGATCGTCGCGTTCATGATCTCCTGCAACAAGGGCTCGAGTCCGTGGTGCCCCACATTTTTGATGCTCAGGGCATGCATTTTAGTGAAAGTGCGCAGGTTCACCGCGAGACGCGCCTCAGCCTCCTCACGCTCGATAATTTCATTGCGGAGGTTTTCGAGGAGCCTTGCGTTATCAAGGGCAATCGAGATCGATACGGCAAGGTTTCGCGCGAAATCGAGATGAACCTCATTAAATAAGAAGGGGGTCCCGTAGTTGAAGAAACATACCCCGATGGCCTTCTGCCCTGACATGACGGGAACGACGAGAACGGAACGGACGTTCCGGTTGATCATGTGCCGGCGATTGACCCTCGGATCGTCCCACGCATCATTGACCGCCACGATCTCACCAGCGTGGATCGCATGGACGGCGTGGGGCTCCGCCTCATCATTCATCTCCATACCCACAACGCTCTTCGGAAAGCCGTGCACGTGACTGACGACCCAGCTCCCGTTCCTGGGAAGGGATATTGCACCTGTCTCGCTCCCGAGGGCCGCGGCCGCCTCGGAGATGACCGTCTGCATCACCTCGTCAAAGTTCGGGGCAGAATGTATCGATGTCTGAATCGATAGAATGGCCCGGGTAAGACGGGCGGCTTCCTTGCGCAATTCCGTCTCGGATCGAAGCGCCTCTTTTGCCTGTGTGAGCTCGCTGGTTAATTTTTCGACCACCGCATGAGGCTTCAGGTTTGGTTGATCGGTTTTTGTTCCCATAAGAAATTCCCTATCTGTATTTGTGACAAATGGTTGAGTACTGGGATTCTCTTCGCTTCTATGAATGATAAAGCAATCAGGGGATTTGTTAAAGTGTTTTTGTGCAAAAATTCTCTTCCGACCGGTTTTTTTGTGGAGAATTTTTGCAAAAAGGCATCCCTTGAATTTTCCCCGGCCGGCGGCTTTAGCCTGCACTCCCGGGGAGGGGGCCTCCGAGAAAGGGAGAATTCCGTAACGGTCCGCGAAGGCAGTCCGAGTATGCATCTATTGAAGTAAAACCAATAGATGCATACATATTCTATGTGGTCCTCCCCGGCCATCTCGCCCGGTGTATGGGCCTGGGGAGCAAATATACGCATGAGGAGGTCCAAAATGGCAAGAGTCAGCACCTATCTCAATTTCACCCGTTCGACTGAAGAGGCGTTCATGTTCTACCAGTCCGTGTTCAAAACCGAGTTTTCCGGACCGATCGCACGCCTGAAAGATATGCCGCCTCAACCGGATCAGCCTCCTATGGCGGAGTCGGACAAGAACCTCGTGATGCACATCGAATTACCCATTCTGGCCGGACATGTGCTCATGGGAACCGACGTCCCCGAATCTCTCGGATTCACGGTATCCCAGGGCAATAACATCTACATAAACCTCGAGCCCGACACCCGTGCGGAAACCGATCGTCTTTTCAAAGCCCTGTCGGAAGGCGGCAACATAGAAATGGCGCTGCAGGAGATGTTTTGGGGCGCCTATTTCGGCAGTCTTGTCGACCGGTACGGCATTGCCTGGATGTTCAATTGTGTCAGCAAGACCTGAGGCGCCGCCTATCAGCCGCGGCAGTCCCCGGCTGATAGGCAGGGGCGAAACAAGGCGCCGTGAAGACCCCCTGCTTCGCGGCCGGTCTGTTATCGCCTCTATATTCAAATATTCATCCGGAGCGCATGAATGAGAGATGACCACTCCCTAAAATCGGTTCCCACCAGGGGCAGGACTTTGGATCACGCGGCTTTCGTGTATGATCTCCTTGAACCGGTGCTGATGTTGGGGAAGGCGGCCCAATATAACCAAAAGATCATCTCCCTCCTCGATCCTGCCGGTCCCGACCGGGTCCTCGACCTTGGGTGCGGCACCGGAGTGCTTACGTGCGCCATCGGAGAAAGGCTCGACCATGAAAAAGGCGGTATTTCAATCGGAATTGATGCCGCGGCAAAAATGATCAACCTGGCCCGGAAGAAACGGGAGAGCCGGACGTGCAGGTTCGAGGTCGCCGCGGCAGAGAGCCTGCCTTTTGAGAGCAGTTCTTTCGATGCCGTCGTATCGAGTATGTTCTTTCACCATGTCCCCCTCGATCTGAAGAAGAAAGCCCTCGCGGAAGCCCGGCGTGTTCTGAAGACAGGAGGGAAGCTCGTGATCGCCGACATGCACGCACCTGTCACCGTGTTTGGCTCTCTCGTCTCCCACGTGTCCCGCTATTTTTTCATGCAGCCCCAGATAGGAGAAAACATAAAGGGCTTGTTGCCTCGCCTGATCGAGGAGGCCGGCTTCAACCCGCCCCTTCCGGCCGCTATGTACTTCGGCTATATTGCAATCTTTGTGTCGCAAAAAGAGGGCTGAACCTGTATGGACTTTTTTGAGCAGATTGAAGAGCTGAAGAATAAGGGCAGCCGGACGGACGATGGGCGCTTCTTTAACCTGATAGAGGGGGAACTCTCTGAAGGACTGGGCATCTATTGGAAAACCGCGTCCCGGGTGCTCGAAGGCAGCGGCACCCATGTTCTCAGTCCGACCGACTCCTATTTCGCGTTAAAAAACAATTTCTTCTCCATGCTTTTCCTCTATTCCTATCACAAGGCTGGTATTTCAGGGGATCGGAGGATTATGTACGCCTCCATTAACCAGTGCCTGAGGGGCATGGTGACGGGCTGCGACAATATCCTGGACAATGAGTATAAAAAAACACTGGAAACGGATCTGCCCGAAGAGGGAACCCGTTTCCGGTCGGTCCTCGATATAATGGTATCGGATCGCGTCATGTTCGATATCCTTCTCCGCGCGGCGGAAAGAGAGGGACTATCGCGGGACGCAATACTGGGCGCCTCCGCGCTCTCTTTACACGCTCTTTTGCAAAGCGGCGTACAGGAGGCACGCGAAGAGAAAGGGGTTACCGGCATCCTTTCCCCCGAAGACGTCCTTCAACTGGTGCACCATTACAAGACGGGGTTATTGTTTCAGGCCCCATGGCATATTCCGCGGTTTCTCGAGTCTCTGCCCGAAAAAGAGATCGATTCGATGATGGGGGCTCTTTATGCCATAGGGATGGGGCCCCGGATGAGGGAGGGGGTATGCTTGCCTTATTCCCTGAAACCAGGGCTGCAGCCTCCGAAAAGGCACTCATCTTTCTGAACAGCGGGTTGGAAGCACTCTTCGAACCGAGGCACCATTTTCCTGATCAAACCCGCAATTTCCTTTATCGCTGGTAGGATCGGGATGGGGCTTATCCGGTCTCAGTAACGTGGCTTCAACACCTTATTGCCTTTGGGTGAGATCGGCATTCCTTTTTCTGATCCGGTCGGGCAGGTCCACCTTCGCGCTAAGCCTGATGGTGATCGCAGCCGTCTCCACCCTCATATTCCTTTCCTCCCTGGCGGTAGGCGTAAATGACGCCATGGTCCGCAATTCGGTGGGGCTCTTTTCGGGCCACATTCTCGCCACGGGGCTCCCGTCGGACCTGACGCCGGAAAACTTGAAGATAAAAGGGGTAGAGCATGTGCTGAAGAGGATACATGTCCCGGGCGCCATATCCTTTGGAGACAAAACAGAGGCAATCGATATGGTCGGCATCGACCCCATATCCGAGGGCAAGGCGACCGCCCTGGCGAAGAAGATCGTAAAGGGGAGAAACATACGGGATGGTTTGCATGAAGTGCTGGTGAGCAAGGCAGTCTCCGATAAACTTGGAGTCGGGGTGGGCGAACTCCTGAGATTCGCAGCCATTGGTCTCGAAGGGCCTCTCGCCCTTAAAATATCGGGTATATACGACACCGGAATTTCCTCGATGGATATGGGCCTTGCCTTCTGCCCCTACAGTGCCCTTCCGTTAAACGCTTACAGATGGAGCGCCGCGGTCTTTATCCGGGATAATGCGACACCGGAAACTATCGTCTCATCCTACAGGCGGCTCTTCGGCACCCGCTACCCCTTTACCACATGGAGGGAATCGATGCCCGCCCTGGTGCAATTGATCGACCTCAACTATCTTTCCATGACCATTGTCATACTTCTTGTCTTCGGCGTGGTATCGCTCGGCATCTCGTGCGCCTTCGTGGTCTTTATTTTTAAGAGTCTCAGGGAATACGGCATTATGAAAGCCATGGGAGTGACCGTCGGCGAGGTGGCCTGCCTGATCGTCATAGAGATCGTGCTCATTAATTTTGCCGCGTGTCTTGCGGGTGGAGTATTGGGCGTGGGGGCGGTCTTCTTCTTTTCTCACCACGGCATCGATCTGTCTTCCTGGACATCCCATAATCAATATTTCGCCGTCTCAGGAACGATCTTTCCCAGACTGACCGTCTATTCCCTGTTCAGTCCCCCCGCAGCCTGCCTGGCCTTCGGACTCGTTTCAGCCATATGGCCGGCACTCCTTGTGGCCAGTAAAAAGGCCGTGGATATTCTGAGGGTTATGTGAGGCGATGATCAGGGTCGAGCACATAAGCAAGACCTTCATTTCCGGAAGGGGCAGTGTAAGAGCCCTTTCAGATGTATCCTTTTCCGCGGGGGCCGGGACCGCGACGGCGATAGTCGGTAAATCGGGCTCGGGAAAGACCACCCTCTTACACTGCATAGGGGGCCTCCTGCTTCCCGATGAAGGAAAAGTGAATTGCTTCGGGACTGAGTTAGACCAACTGAGCAACAGGGGCATGAGCCTCTTCCAGCGGCGAAATATGGGGTTTATATTTCAGTATGGCAACTTGCTGTCCTATTATTCCGTCTTCGACAATATTCTATTCCCCCTGGCGCTGAACGGAATGGGTAAGAAAGAGCGGGAAAGACGCGTCGCATCCCTGCTCGAAAGGATCGAGCTGGTCGGGGCTGAAAATGCTCTGCCTCACGAGCTTTCAGGCGGCGAGGCTCAGCGTGTCGCAGCCGCGCGCGCCATAGCCCATTCACCCCAAATGCTCCTCGCCGACGAACCCACGGCCAGCCTCGATTCGGAAACGGGTAAAAACCTGATAACCCTTCTTCTTGAAATGACAAAGGAACAGAAGTGCGCCCTCGTCTTTTCAACCCATGATCCCGAGCTCGTCAATTTGTGCGACGGCTCTTTTCGTATGAGAGACGGAAGGCTTCTCGAGGAGAGCGAATGAAAGGGACCAGAGTTCTTCTTTTTGCCGTGTTGGTCGCCCTCATACTCGCGGGATGCGCCTACAGATATTATCTGGGTTTGCATGGGCCGTCCGTGAAAGCCCATAGGGACATACATTCAGGGTTTGTCGAGGACGAGGAATGTCTTGGATGTCATCGACCCGGGAATAATCGGAACAATCCGGTGACAAGTCATCCGCAGTTTACAGGATGCCTGAAATGTCATAATGACGAACCTGGTTGAGAGAACCTTTTTCTCTCAAGAAAAAGGTTCTCTTTCATCGATGTAAATTACCGGGACGCTGCCGGCCGCCCTGATGCATAAAAACTCACTTTTGCTCCCCGGAAGGGGTCGAAGCCGCCTCGAAGCTCTTCAGCCATTCGACTATCTCCGCTTTGCCGTCCGTGGGCGTGCTGAAATGATCGCTCTCTATCACCAGATACTTACTCCGGGGATTGGGAGGGGCCTTATCGAAGGCATAGGACGGTCCTCTCTTGGCCATGCCGTCCCGCGAGCCCACTATCCAGAAAAACGCGGTCCCCGGTTTCAGGTTGGCGGCGTTCCTGGGCATGACCGCCGGGCCTTCGGGGTCCACATAACTGAGATATACCCTCGGAGTGGCCTTTCTCGCGAGCTTCCGCCCCTGGTTGTAGTCATCGAACATGACGACCTCATCACCCCTTCCTTCGGAAACCATCTTCTTCGCCCGTGCCACATCATCCTGCACCTGCGCGACATATCCTTTCGCTTCAGGAACATGTCCCGCTGCGATTGCTATTACTCCATCAAAAGTTATCTTTGTCGCCACGTAAAGGGCTACATTGGCTCCGAGGCTGTGGCCCGCGAGGAATACCCGCGTTACCCCCTGTTTCTTCAATGCCTCGACTTCTCTCATAATAATAGGGACGTTCTCTTCATAGGTATCCTTCCATACGGGCGCCCCATAGGGCATGGCGGGAACGACCACTTGAAAACCCTTTTCCCGCAGGGTCTCTGCGAGCGGTACGAGCGGATTGGCGCTGCTCCCTTTCCCGTGAAGCAGGATAACCCCTGCCGGCTCCGCGAAAGCCGCGGGCAGGCCGGACGCAATCATGCCGAATAGCGCGGCAATAAGGACCAATAGATATTTCACCCTTCTTTTTCTTATCATGGCCTATCCTTTTTCATTTCTTCGTCGATCATCCGCTCTTTCATTTCCCGAAGCCTTTTGCCTGAGAAAGTCGCCATACCCTGGAAGAAAAGGGCGATGCTCCACCCCATGAGCGGCCATTTGAACCAGTAATAACCAGGCGAGGTGGTCAGGTTTATGATAATGAGGACGGTCATCACCACTACATATACGGAAAGGTTGATATAAAAGCCGATCCTCGCCTCCACCCTCTTCTTTGCTTCTTCACGGCTCATCCCGTTTCCCATGACCTCCCGTTGTGAGTGTTAAAGCGGATTGTGCGCCTCTCTTCAAGTCTAGATTGAAAGAAGAAGTATGTCAATTTATGGGCCCATCTATTCCCCCGGGTCGATTCACCTGCATATCCGCGGGCGGGAAACTGATTTTCTCAGGCCCTTTCCGCGATTTCACGGAAAGCTTCCTCTAGACTCTATTCATGACGCGACACGGCATACACAAGGGCCGACGCCATGAGGAGATGAGGCATGAAAGACAATTTTGAACCGGTCCTCCAATTCATTCTCAAAGAAGAAGGGGGATACGTGGTCGATCACGCGGGGGCAACCAAAATGGGTCTCACCGTGGGACTCATGAAGGCGCTGAAGCTCGATCTCGACGGCGACGGAGACGTGGATTCAAAAGACGTCTCGCTGGTGAACGAGGACCTGGTCCGGAAGGTCTTTTACGAGCAGTTCTGGGCGCCTGTAGGAGGCGATGCCCTCCCGTCAGGGATCGACCTCATTGTCTGTGATTTCGCCTATAATGCGGGACCCCGGGCAGCAAAAGGCATCCTCGGGGACGGCGATAAGGCCGCTTGCACGATCCGGCGGCAGCTCTATTACTGGAAGCTCCGGGAAGGAAATCCTGCAAAGTATGCAAAATATTTCGACGGCTGGATAGGCAGGAGCTTGCGTGCTTGGCAGAAGGCCGTGGAGATGGCCCGGAAGGATGATCGATTAATGACTCTTACAAAGGAGGGAGTATGAACTGGTTTGAAAAGTTTGCAAAGGTGGTAGACGGTCTCGATCCGATAATCGAAGGTCTCGCGGCTTTTGCCTTTCCGGAAGCCCCGGTGGTTGCAAAGGCGGTGAAATATGGCGTCACCCTCGTGAAAGACGCAGAGGAGGCGTGGGGTGGAGGACAGGGACCCCTCAAGAAAGGATTTGTCATGAAAGGAGCAGGCGACTTCCTGCGCGGTCTCGTCGACTGCTCCACAGGAGGACAGCGCGCAACCCTCGAAAAGTTCGTTCCCTTCATGAGTGCCGTGGTGGAAGGGGTCGTCGAGGGGACCAGGCTGGTGGGTGTCGCTTACGATGAAGAGACCCCGGCCACGGACGCCGCGTAAAGGGGCGGCCCTTGGCATGGTTCGAAGTGCTCAGGTCCCTCTCCTTCTGGGGTCCGGGCATGGTCATTGCCGGCTTTATGATCGCGGCCCTTTACAAGCTCGCGGACAAGTACCTCGGTGAGTTCATCAAGGCCCAGCAAGGGCAGGCGGCATCCCTGGCTGCCCTTGCCCAGGGTACGGAAGGCCTTCGGGATTCAATGCAGGGATATGTGGCCCGGGACACCCAGGAGCACCGGGAGATGGTCATTCTCCTGAAATGCGTGACCCAAAAGCTGGAGCGAATCGAGGAGCAGGTCTATGGATGTTAAAAGAGAGAAGTACCGAAGAATAAGGGGCGCAATCCTGAAGTTCCTCGCCACCGAGCATCCCGGGGCCATCGATTCGAAGGTCCTCTACCACCTGCTCGATGACGTAAGGTACACGATGACGGAGGAGGAGTTCCTGAGCCACACCATCTATCTCACGGAACTTGGGTATATGAGAAGAGACGAAAGGCAGGCAAAGGACATAGAGATCGTCATGTACGTCATCACGCCGGCGGGTCTCAATCTCTTAGACGGGTTTATAGAAGACGTGGGCGTGGATGTGAGGTTTTAAATGAGACAGTCGATAGTCGATAGTCGGGTGAGGCAGTCGTTAGTGAAGACGTGTGAGGCGTGCGCTTCGCTTAGGGGTTTAAAGCCTTTCACGCATCACGTCACACCCTTTACACGGCTGAGCCAAGCGCATGCATTACAGGCACACGGGGTTCATAATGTCGCGTAAATTTTATCCGCCAGAGACCATTGAGATGGCGTACCGGATGTGGCGGAAGTGCGGCCGGAATGTGGCGATGACCATCCGGGAGCTGGCCGGGCAGGGATGGAAGATCTCGAACCCGACCATCTTCGAGTGGATAGAGAAATACGCCTGGAAGGAGAGGGCAGCGAAGGCGGAAGGGGAGGAACAGGAGATAAAAGAGGCGCAATGCTCCGCCCTCGAGAAAGCCCTCCTAACCCTTTCGCGACAGCAGGCAAAGTACGAGAAATGGTTCGAGGCGGCGGAGGCGACCGACATAGACCCCCAGGTGACCTACGCGTACAACAGCCTCGTCCAGATGATCCTCAAGATCGACAAACAGATGAAGGAGAAGCCGGACCTCTATCTCATGACCTCCCTCGTCATGGAAGAATTCGTAAAATTCGTAAAAGCAAAGACCACCGACAAAGCCGCCCGGGTCAGCGTCTTCGGCCTGATAGACAAATTCTTCGACGAGGTTAAACCGAATGATTGAGACGGTTAAAATGTGTAATGCGTGTGCAGCGTGCGCTTCGCTTAAGGGTTTGAAGCCTTTAACGCATCACGGATGAGCGAAGCGCACGCATGAACGCCTTAACACTTCACGCGAGGCTTAAGTGACCATAAAAACAGGGATAGAAGCCAGGGTCGCTGCCACCCGGGTGGCTATGCAGGCCGAGGCAACACCTTTCGAGGATGCCTCACCTCAGGCGAAGGAGGAGCGTATCCGGAGGTCCCGCGTCGAGGACGGGTATTTCGCAAAGACCTATCTCCCCCACTACTTCTCTATGCCCTCTCCCGAGTTCCATAAGGAAATTTACGATTTCACGAAAGTGGAGGATGAGCCTGTCTTCATCGCCGCGCCCAGGGAACATGCGAAATCGACGATTGTCTCCTTCGCAACCCCGGTCGAGGATATCTGCCTCGAGCGGAAGCACTTCATTATCATCATCTCCGATACGGAGGATCTGGCTGCCGACTTCAACGTCTTCATCCAGTTGGAGCTTGAGGAGAACGAGCGGA
Proteins encoded:
- a CDS encoding ABC transporter ATP-binding protein, producing MIRVEHISKTFISGRGSVRALSDVSFSAGAGTATAIVGKSGSGKTTLLHCIGGLLLPDEGKVNCFGTELDQLSNRGMSLFQRRNMGFIFQYGNLLSYYSVFDNILFPLALNGMGKKERERRVASLLERIELVGAENALPHELSGGEAQRVAAARAIAHSPQMLLADEPTASLDSETGKNLITLLLEMTKEQKCALVFSTHDPELVNLCDGSFRMRDGRLLEESE
- a CDS encoding alpha/beta fold hydrolase encodes the protein MIRKRRVKYLLVLIAALFGMIASGLPAAFAEPAGVILLHGKGSSANPLVPLAETLREKGFQVVVPAMPYGAPVWKDTYEENVPIIMREVEALKKQGVTRVFLAGHSLGANVALYVATKITFDGVIAIAAGHVPEAKGYVAQVQDDVARAKKMVSEGRGDEVVMFDDYNQGRKLARKATPRVYLSYVDPEGPAVMPRNAANLKPGTAFFWIVGSRDGMAKRGPSYAFDKAPPNPRSKYLVIESDHFSTPTDGKAEIVEWLKSFEAASTPSGEQK
- a CDS encoding 2TM domain-containing protein, encoding MSREEAKKRVEARIGFYINLSVYVVVMTVLIIINLTTSPGYYWFKWPLMGWSIALFFQGMATFSGKRLREMKERMIDEEMKKDRP
- a CDS encoding glycosyl hydrolase 108 family protein; translated protein: MKDNFEPVLQFILKEEGGYVVDHAGATKMGLTVGLMKALKLDLDGDGDVDSKDVSLVNEDLVRKVFYEQFWAPVGGDALPSGIDLIVCDFAYNAGPRAAKGILGDGDKAACTIRRQLYYWKLREGNPAKYAKYFDGWIGRSLRAWQKAVEMARKDDRLMTLTKEGV